ACGGTCAGGAGTCGGCACAGACCGGCATAGGCGAAGTAACGGGGCTGGCCGATCGCCATGAGGCCGCCCGCGATGGTGCTTTCCAGGGCCCGAGGCCACAGGCCTACCGCCAGCATGGCCAGCATCCAGCCGCCCTGGTGATAGCGACTGTCGTACAGCGATGAGACCAGGACGTCGGCAAACGCGACGAGGGCCGCCAGCGGCAGCGCCACCGCGCACAGGATCGGCCCACGGTGCCGTAACACCAGCGCCCGTAACTGGTCACGTGACAGTCCAGCCCGGCGCGAGGTCGCTGGAAACACGACTCTGGCCGATATGCTGGTCATCAGAGTATCCGGAAAGCGGCTCAGCATCAGCGCGATAGTGTAGACCCCGAGCAACTCAAGCGAAATCAGCTTGGGAAGTATCAGCCGATCCATCTGGAATCCCAGGAAGCCCAGGGCGCTGGCCAGGAAGATCCACTTCCCGAAACTCATCAGTGACCGGACCGCCTCGGTATCCCACGCCAGCGTATTTCGCGGTCCAGGCAGCACCCAGTGACTGAGCAGGCTCCTAAGTCCCGTCCCGAGAAGCGCCCCACCCACCAGGGCCCACACCGTCGGGCTCAACACCGCCCACGCCAGCATGGCCACTGTCGAGACCACCTGGGTGCCCAGTTCAAGCACCGTCAATCGACCCAGCACCATATGTCGGTTGGTGGTAAAAAGGGCGGTCGAGCCGAACCCGGAGATTACCGCCGACAACCCCACCACCGGAATCAGCCACAAGAGCCTCGGTTCACCGTAAAACCACGCCACCGGCCACGTGCCGATCA
The DNA window shown above is from Phycisphaerae bacterium and carries:
- a CDS encoding oligosaccharide flippase family protein; translated protein: MTQISRSINLSSTADKRTKPARIQSQDSTLRSRVISASAWTVGGYAVSQVLRLAGNLVLTRLLFPEVFGLMSLVFVFLQGLQMLSDMGLGQSIIQNERGDDLRFLNTAWTLQIARGIGIWLIAVIGTWPVAWFYGEPRLLWLIPVVGLSAVISGFGSTALFTTNRHMVLGRLTVLELGTQVVSTVAMLAWAVLSPTVWALVGGALLGTGLRSLLSHWVLPGPRNTLAWDTEAVRSLMSFGKWIFLASALGFLGFQMDRLILPKLISLELLGVYTIALMLSRFPDTLMTSISARVVFPATSRRAGLSRDQLRALVLRHRGPILCAVALPLAALVAFADVLVSSLYDSRYHQGGWMLAMLAVGLWPRALESTIAGGLMAIGQPRYFAYAGLCRLLTVGLGMPAAWELWGVPGAVLVAAMGPVGEYGVTCWGLWRHRLLGWRQDLGTTALWLAILATMLGLRCSLGMGMPFVPS